A part of Caldicellulosiruptor owensensis OL genomic DNA contains:
- a CDS encoding aminopeptidase: protein MTDERLKLLAKNLIEYSVELKEGENILIELIGQEIELAKELVKLSYSKGAKPFLWLKHPTLLRTLLLNATEQQIEMIAQNERDLMEKMDAYIGIRSSPNPFELSDVPDEKMNLYQRIWFHKVHGEVRVPKTKWCILRYPNYSMAQQAKMSLEEFENFYFNVCNLDYCKMSKAMDALVELMQNTDEVRIVAKDTDLRFSIKGMKAVKCDGHMNIPDGEVYTAPVKDSVNGYITYNTPSNYAGFKFENIRFEFKDGKIVKATANNTEKLNKILDTDEGARYIGEFSFGLNPYITKPMEDTLFDEKIAGSIHFTPGNAYEDADNGNRSAVHWDIVLIQTPEYGGGEIYFDGKLIRKDGRFVIKELEGLNPENLK from the coding sequence TTGACTGATGAAAGGTTGAAACTTCTTGCAAAGAATCTTATTGAATATTCTGTTGAATTAAAAGAAGGCGAGAACATTTTAATTGAGCTTATTGGGCAGGAGATTGAACTTGCAAAAGAACTTGTAAAACTTTCATATTCAAAAGGTGCAAAACCATTTTTGTGGCTAAAACATCCCACATTGCTCAGGACTCTTCTTTTAAATGCAACAGAACAGCAGATAGAAATGATCGCTCAAAATGAAAGAGATCTTATGGAAAAGATGGATGCATATATTGGTATTAGATCTTCGCCAAATCCCTTTGAACTTTCAGATGTTCCGGACGAGAAGATGAATCTGTATCAAAGAATATGGTTTCACAAAGTTCACGGAGAGGTCAGAGTTCCAAAAACGAAGTGGTGTATATTAAGATATCCCAACTATTCAATGGCACAACAGGCAAAGATGAGTTTGGAAGAGTTTGAAAATTTTTATTTTAACGTTTGCAATCTTGACTATTGCAAAATGTCAAAAGCAATGGATGCTTTGGTTGAGCTTATGCAAAACACAGATGAGGTCCGGATAGTAGCAAAAGACACAGATTTGAGATTTTCAATTAAAGGCATGAAAGCTGTCAAATGTGATGGTCACATGAACATTCCCGATGGTGAGGTATACACTGCGCCTGTGAAAGATTCTGTAAATGGTTATATAACATACAATACACCTTCGAACTATGCAGGGTTCAAGTTTGAAAATATAAGATTTGAATTTAAAGATGGAAAGATTGTAAAAGCAACTGCTAACAATACAGAGAAGCTCAACAAGATACTAGATACCGACGAGGGTGCAAGGTATATTGGTGAATTTTCATTTGGTCTGAACCCCTACATTACAAAGCCAATGGAAGACACGCTTTTTGATGAGAAGATTGCAGGAAGCATCCATTTTACTCCAGGTAATGCATATGAGGATGCTGACAATGGCAACAGGTCAGCTGTTCATTGGGACATTGTACTCATTCAAACACCTGAATATGGTGGAGGGGAAATTTACTTTGATGGAAAGCTTATTAGAAAAGATGGAAGATTTGTGATAAAAGAGCTGGAAGGATTGAATCCGGAGAACTTAAAGTAA
- the carB gene encoding carbamoyl-phosphate synthase (glutamine-hydrolyzing) large subunit codes for MPKRKDIKKVLIIGSGPIVIGQAAEFDYSGTQACRALKEEGIEVVLVNSNPATIMTDTEIADRVYIEPISVDYIEEIIKKERPQGLLAGLGGQTALNMAFELAEAGILEKYGVFLLGTSLETIKKAEDRELFKKTMIEIGEPVPKSIIAHSVQEAIDFAREVGYPVIVRPAYTLGGTGGGIAYNEEELKYIASKGLKLSLIHQVLIEQSVLGWKEIEYEVMRDSNDNCITVCNMENIDPVGIHTGDSIVVAPSQTLSDKEYQILRSASLNIIRSLKIEGGCNVQFALNPNSMEYVVIEVNPRVSRSSALASKATGYPIARIAAKIAIGLTLDEIINPITQNTYASFEPSIDYVVVKVPRWPFDKFEKADRRLGTQMKSTGEVMAIGRTFEEAFLKAIDSLDVKINYQLGLKKFEEMPDSELLEYIKTPNDERVFAICEALSRNYECKFISELSKIDYFFIEKFKNIVDMSKQLKKYDIESLPYDLLQKAKRLGFGDSYIANLLKEDVDEVIEIREKCKLKPSFKMVDTCAGEFEAKTPYFYSTYEKETDLVVSSKTKAIVIGSGPIRIGQGIEFDYCCVHSIFALKEEGVEAIIINNNPETVSTDFDTSDKLFFEPLTKECVLDIIKQEKPMGVIVQFGGQTAINMASYLAKNGVKILGTSMESIDTAEDRDKFLNLLKNLNIPYPPGGAAYSLEDAVKVAEKIGYPVLVRPSYVLGGRAMEIVFSRDELEKYIKAAIEISIKHPILIDKYILGKEAEVDGISDGEDVLIPGIMEHIERAGVHSGDSMAVFPPHTLTEKVKEKIVDYTIKLARALKVVGLFNIQFVIDKDENVYVIEVNPRASRTVPILSKVTGIPMIKIATKLILGKKLKDLGYRTGLVKEPDFFAVKAPVFSFSKLSKVDAYLGPEMKSTGEVLGISKNLKVALYKAFISSNHKFVKNGSCLILAPESEKEAIQQIIRKLYEVNYKVFLLDSMKDYIKGLNVEFIDKEIAQKLLLEDKFSFVINIPSKDKMQDFGFVLRRLSVEFGITTLTSVDTAQYYVDVLSSLDEIEKDIYCLNDLFKDERMKCYETFSSSK; via the coding sequence ATGCCAAAGAGAAAGGACATAAAAAAAGTTTTGATAATAGGCTCTGGTCCGATAGTAATTGGGCAGGCTGCTGAGTTTGACTATTCAGGAACACAGGCCTGCCGTGCTTTAAAAGAAGAAGGAATAGAAGTTGTTCTTGTAAACTCTAACCCCGCAACAATCATGACTGATACAGAAATTGCTGATAGAGTATACATTGAACCAATTTCAGTTGATTATATTGAAGAAATAATCAAAAAAGAAAGACCACAGGGACTTTTAGCAGGACTTGGTGGTCAGACAGCGCTCAACATGGCTTTTGAGCTTGCCGAAGCAGGAATTTTGGAAAAGTATGGAGTTTTTCTTCTTGGAACATCGCTTGAAACAATTAAAAAGGCAGAAGACAGGGAACTTTTTAAAAAGACCATGATTGAAATTGGAGAACCTGTGCCAAAAAGCATCATAGCTCACTCTGTACAAGAAGCTATAGATTTTGCAAGAGAAGTTGGATACCCTGTTATTGTTCGTCCTGCCTATACCCTTGGCGGCACAGGCGGTGGAATTGCTTACAATGAAGAAGAACTAAAATACATTGCAAGTAAAGGATTGAAACTTTCTTTAATTCATCAGGTATTGATTGAACAGAGTGTCCTTGGCTGGAAAGAAATAGAATATGAGGTCATGAGGGACAGCAACGACAACTGCATCACTGTGTGCAACATGGAAAACATAGACCCTGTGGGAATTCACACAGGTGACAGTATTGTTGTTGCCCCATCTCAAACTCTTTCTGATAAAGAGTATCAGATCCTTCGAAGTGCATCTTTGAACATAATAAGAAGTCTAAAAATTGAAGGCGGATGCAACGTTCAGTTTGCTCTAAATCCAAACAGTATGGAGTATGTAGTAATTGAGGTAAACCCAAGAGTAAGCCGTTCGTCTGCCTTAGCATCAAAAGCAACAGGATACCCTATCGCTCGAATTGCTGCAAAAATAGCAATTGGTCTTACACTTGACGAAATAATAAATCCTATCACCCAAAACACATATGCAAGCTTTGAACCCTCTATCGACTATGTTGTTGTAAAAGTGCCCAGATGGCCGTTTGACAAGTTTGAAAAGGCAGACAGACGACTTGGCACACAGATGAAGTCAACTGGCGAGGTCATGGCAATTGGAAGAACATTTGAAGAAGCGTTTTTGAAAGCAATAGATTCACTGGATGTTAAGATTAACTACCAGCTTGGGCTTAAAAAATTTGAAGAGATGCCAGATAGTGAGCTTTTAGAGTATATAAAAACTCCAAACGATGAAAGAGTTTTCGCAATATGCGAAGCACTTTCTCGAAACTATGAGTGCAAATTTATTTCAGAACTTAGCAAAATTGATTACTTCTTCATTGAAAAGTTCAAAAATATAGTTGATATGTCAAAACAACTCAAAAAATATGACATAGAATCACTGCCATATGACCTTTTACAAAAAGCTAAAAGACTTGGGTTTGGTGACTCATACATTGCAAACCTTCTAAAAGAGGATGTGGACGAGGTAATAGAAATAAGAGAGAAATGTAAACTAAAACCTTCTTTCAAGATGGTTGATACTTGTGCAGGTGAGTTCGAAGCAAAAACACCATATTTTTATTCCACATACGAAAAAGAAACTGACCTGGTTGTAAGTTCAAAAACTAAGGCAATTGTAATTGGTTCAGGTCCTATAAGAATTGGTCAGGGAATTGAATTTGATTATTGCTGTGTTCATTCAATATTCGCATTAAAAGAAGAAGGAGTTGAAGCTATAATCATCAATAACAATCCTGAGACAGTGTCAACCGACTTTGATACATCGGACAAGCTCTTTTTTGAACCTCTAACAAAAGAGTGTGTTTTAGACATAATAAAACAGGAAAAACCAATGGGGGTAATAGTTCAATTTGGTGGCCAGACAGCAATAAACATGGCTTCATACCTTGCAAAAAACGGTGTGAAGATTCTTGGAACTTCTATGGAAAGCATTGACACTGCAGAAGATAGAGACAAGTTTTTGAATCTTCTTAAAAATCTCAATATTCCTTATCCTCCTGGTGGGGCTGCATACAGCTTGGAAGATGCTGTGAAAGTTGCCGAAAAGATTGGTTATCCTGTTCTGGTAAGACCATCTTACGTACTTGGCGGAAGAGCTATGGAAATTGTCTTCAGTCGTGATGAACTCGAAAAATATATCAAAGCTGCAATTGAGATATCAATAAAGCATCCTATTTTGATCGATAAATACATCCTTGGAAAAGAAGCAGAAGTTGATGGAATATCAGATGGAGAAGATGTATTAATTCCTGGAATCATGGAACACATTGAAAGAGCTGGCGTTCATTCTGGAGATAGTATGGCAGTGTTCCCTCCCCATACACTCACTGAAAAGGTAAAAGAAAAAATTGTTGATTATACCATAAAACTTGCCCGTGCCTTAAAAGTTGTAGGGCTTTTTAACATACAATTTGTAATTGACAAAGATGAAAATGTTTATGTAATAGAAGTAAATCCTCGTGCAAGTAGAACTGTGCCAATTTTGAGTAAGGTTACAGGAATTCCTATGATAAAAATTGCAACTAAGCTCATACTTGGCAAGAAACTTAAGGACTTGGGATACCGAACCGGTCTTGTAAAAGAACCAGACTTTTTTGCAGTAAAAGCTCCTGTATTTTCGTTTTCTAAATTATCAAAGGTTGACGCATACTTGGGACCAGAGATGAAATCCACCGGCGAAGTTCTTGGTATCTCCAAAAACCTAAAAGTTGCTCTTTACAAAGCTTTCATATCCTCCAATCACAAATTTGTAAAAAACGGAAGCTGCTTGATTTTAGCACCTGAAAGTGAGAAGGAGGCTATACAGCAGATTATACGAAAACTATATGAAGTGAACTACAAAGTGTTCCTCTTAGATAGCATGAAGGATTATATAAAAGGTTTAAATGTAGAGTTTATAGACAAAGAAATTGCTCAAAAGTTGCTACTTGAAGACAAATTCTCGTTTGTAATAAATATTCCATCTAAAGATAAAATGCAAGATTTTGGATTTGTTCTAAGAAGGCTCTCGGTTGAGTTTGGTATAACAACATTAACTTCAGTTGACACAGCACAATATTACGTAGATGTTCTATCTTCACTGGATGAGATTGAAAAAGATATTTATTGTTTGAATGATTTATTTAAAGATGAAAGGATGAAATGCTATGAGACATTTTCTTCATCTAAATGA
- the thiI gene encoding tRNA uracil 4-sulfurtransferase ThiI: protein MKALLIRYGELALKGQNRPFFEDTLVRNIKKRLSDFDSVTVKKEQGRIFVENLSEQYFDEAIERLKRVFGIVGITICEVAEKNLEEIKQVAEVVTKNELEKGKKTFKVETKRADKKFELKSPEVSKLIGAHILKKFAGVYGLCVDVHNPDFILNIEIREKVYVYSSEEKGIGGMPLGTGGRAHLLLSGGIDSPVAGFMIAKRGVEIEAIHFYSFPYTGEKAKEKVIDLCKVLAKYTDKIKLYIVPFTEIQLSIYENCDERYLTIIMRRFMMRIAQKIAMQNGGLALITGESIGQVASQTMESLFCTQAAVSMPVFRPLIGMDKEEIIKLAKRIGTYDISILPYEDCCTVFVPKHPKTRPKLEEVLAEESKLKAEELIEKAVTNTEWMVIRDR from the coding sequence TTGAAAGCACTGTTGATAAGATATGGTGAACTTGCGTTAAAAGGTCAAAATCGACCTTTTTTTGAAGATACGCTGGTCAGAAATATCAAAAAAAGACTTTCTGATTTTGATTCAGTTACGGTCAAAAAAGAGCAGGGCAGGATTTTTGTTGAAAATTTGAGTGAACAATATTTTGATGAAGCTATTGAAAGGCTCAAACGCGTTTTTGGAATTGTAGGAATTACCATATGCGAAGTTGCTGAAAAGAATTTAGAGGAAATAAAGCAGGTTGCTGAAGTTGTTACCAAAAATGAGCTTGAAAAGGGTAAAAAGACTTTTAAGGTGGAGACTAAGCGAGCAGATAAGAAATTTGAGCTAAAGTCTCCAGAGGTCTCTAAGTTGATAGGTGCGCATATTTTAAAAAAGTTTGCTGGAGTATATGGACTTTGTGTTGATGTTCACAACCCTGATTTTATTTTGAACATTGAAATAAGAGAAAAAGTATATGTCTATTCATCAGAGGAAAAAGGTATTGGAGGAATGCCGCTTGGCACAGGTGGCAGGGCACATCTTCTTTTATCAGGTGGGATAGATAGCCCTGTTGCCGGGTTTATGATTGCTAAAAGAGGTGTTGAGATAGAAGCAATTCACTTTTATAGTTTTCCTTACACCGGTGAGAAGGCTAAGGAAAAGGTAATAGACTTATGTAAGGTTTTGGCGAAATACACAGATAAGATAAAACTTTATATAGTTCCATTTACTGAAATCCAGCTTTCTATTTATGAAAATTGTGACGAAAGATACTTGACAATAATAATGAGAAGGTTCATGATGAGAATTGCACAGAAGATTGCAATGCAAAATGGTGGACTAGCTTTGATTACCGGTGAGAGTATAGGTCAGGTTGCAAGCCAGACAATGGAAAGCTTGTTTTGTACGCAGGCAGCTGTGTCAATGCCGGTTTTCAGACCACTCATAGGTATGGATAAGGAAGAGATAATAAAACTTGCAAAGAGGATAGGGACATATGATATCTCTATACTTCCTTATGAGGATTGCTGTACTGTGTTTGTTCCTAAACATCCAAAAACCAGACCAAAGCTTGAAGAGGTTTTGGCTGAGGAAAGCAAGCTCAAGGCAGAAGAATTGATTGAAAAGGCAGTAACAAATACCGAGTGGATGGTGATAAGAGATAGGTGA
- the argF gene encoding ornithine carbamoyltransferase — MRHFLHLNDLSKEDILYLVELASRLKKEAKKGFYFPYLKNKALGLIFTKASTRTRVSFEVGIHQLGGYSLYLGKNDLQLGRGETIEDTAKVLSRYLDLIVIRTYEQKEVEEFAKYSSIPVINGLTDDYHPTQIIADFQTIFEEKGRLSNLKIAYVGDGNNVAATLLVGASKLGLDIAVATPAGYEIKKEVVDFALDEAKKSKSNVIFTNSPKEAVKDADVVYTDTWVSMGQEEEKEKRIRDFEGYQVDSSLLRLAKDDAIFLHCLPAYRGFEVTSEVIDGPQSRVFEEAENRLHSHKAIMIFVYLGKI; from the coding sequence ATGAGACATTTTCTTCATCTAAATGACCTTTCAAAAGAAGATATTCTGTATTTGGTTGAGCTTGCAAGCAGACTCAAAAAAGAAGCTAAAAAAGGTTTTTACTTTCCTTACTTGAAGAACAAAGCGCTGGGACTTATATTTACAAAGGCTTCAACAAGGACACGTGTATCATTTGAAGTGGGAATCCATCAGCTTGGTGGATATTCACTCTATCTTGGGAAAAACGACCTTCAGCTTGGCAGAGGTGAAACAATAGAAGATACAGCAAAGGTTCTGTCACGATACCTTGACCTAATTGTTATAAGAACATATGAACAAAAAGAGGTTGAAGAGTTTGCAAAATACTCTTCCATCCCAGTTATAAATGGTCTTACTGATGATTATCATCCAACCCAAATCATAGCTGATTTTCAAACAATTTTTGAGGAGAAAGGAAGGCTCAGTAATCTAAAAATCGCATATGTGGGAGACGGCAACAATGTAGCAGCTACACTTTTAGTAGGCGCATCAAAACTTGGTCTTGACATTGCAGTTGCAACTCCAGCCGGCTATGAAATAAAGAAAGAGGTTGTAGATTTTGCACTTGATGAGGCAAAAAAGAGCAAAAGCAATGTCATCTTTACTAATAGTCCAAAAGAGGCTGTAAAAGATGCTGATGTTGTCTATACAGACACATGGGTTTCAATGGGTCAGGAAGAAGAAAAGGAAAAAAGAATAAGGGATTTCGAAGGATATCAGGTAGATAGCTCTCTCTTGAGATTAGCAAAAGATGATGCGATATTTTTGCATTGTCTTCCAGCATACAGAGGGTTTGAAGTAACATCAGAGGTCATAGACGGTCCGCAATCGAGAGTATTTGAGGAAGCAGAAAATAGACTTCATTCTCATAAAGCTATAATGATTTTTGTATATCTAGGAAAAATTTGA
- the asnB gene encoding asparagine synthase (glutamine-hydrolyzing): MCGISGWICFSSDISKFQDVITKMTDTLSHRGPDEEGYYITRYALLGHKRLTIIDPEGGKQPMIKFHKQSKFIIVYNGELYNAQELRGKLEGLGHHFNSYSDTEIVLTSYIQWKEECVRYLNGIFAFAVFNESANELFVARDHLGVKPLFFSLKNDNFIFSSEIKALLKHPLISTKVNKEGIFELIGLCPARSPFSAIFKDIIELPPAHYIIYTRDKYEIKEYWQLKPEKFNKKVDETIERVKSLVTDAVTRQLVSDFEICCFLSGGLDSTIITAISANQLRKEGKRLKSFSIDYKDNARYYQFNQYQPTLDSTYAKIASKSIGTDHIVVEIDNELLYNALLHATVANDLPGMADIDSSLLLFTNEVRKYAKVALSGECADEIFGGYPWYWREDYKNFETFPWSPSLEFRKNLLSKKYSKSELEEYVNSRYKESVGKVNYLDSDSQEEVRHRILYYLNVKWFMVTLLNRKDRMSMANSLEVRVPFADYRIVEFLYNVPWRIKYLENMEKGLLRRSFEGIIPDEIKNRKKSPYPKTYNPEYLKKTKKKVLEIIKNNSPIFEIIDKTYLENITEKEFFPLDKPWFGQLMTLPQFFGYIIQLDFWAKTYNVDFE; this comes from the coding sequence ATGTGCGGAATAAGTGGATGGATTTGCTTTAGCTCAGATATTTCTAAATTCCAGGATGTAATAACAAAGATGACAGATACACTTAGTCATCGTGGACCTGATGAAGAAGGTTATTACATCACCAGATACGCTTTACTTGGACATAAACGACTTACAATTATCGACCCTGAAGGCGGAAAACAACCAATGATTAAATTTCATAAACAATCAAAATTTATTATAGTTTATAATGGGGAACTTTACAACGCTCAAGAGCTTCGTGGAAAGCTTGAAGGTTTAGGACATCATTTCAACTCCTACTCAGATACAGAAATTGTTTTAACCTCATATATTCAATGGAAAGAAGAATGTGTAAGATACTTAAATGGTATATTTGCTTTTGCTGTTTTTAATGAAAGTGCCAATGAACTTTTTGTAGCTCGAGATCACTTAGGAGTAAAACCACTGTTTTTCTCTCTTAAAAACGACAATTTTATTTTTTCCTCAGAAATAAAAGCTCTTCTAAAGCATCCTTTAATCTCTACTAAGGTAAACAAAGAGGGTATTTTTGAGCTTATAGGTCTTTGCCCTGCAAGGTCTCCATTTTCAGCAATTTTTAAGGACATTATAGAACTTCCTCCTGCACACTATATAATATATACGAGAGATAAATATGAAATAAAAGAATATTGGCAATTAAAACCAGAAAAGTTTAACAAAAAGGTAGATGAAACTATTGAAAGAGTAAAAAGCCTTGTCACAGATGCTGTAACCAGACAGCTTGTTTCTGACTTTGAAATATGCTGCTTTCTATCAGGCGGGCTGGATTCAACCATTATCACAGCTATTTCTGCTAACCAGTTAAGAAAAGAAGGAAAAAGATTGAAGAGTTTTTCTATTGATTATAAAGATAATGCAAGATATTACCAATTCAATCAGTATCAGCCCACATTAGATAGCACCTATGCTAAGATAGCATCAAAAAGTATAGGTACAGACCATATTGTAGTTGAAATTGACAATGAACTTTTATACAATGCCCTCTTACATGCCACAGTTGCAAATGACCTTCCTGGTATGGCTGACATTGACTCATCACTTCTGCTGTTTACAAATGAGGTGAGAAAATATGCAAAGGTTGCCCTATCGGGTGAGTGTGCTGACGAGATTTTTGGCGGATATCCTTGGTATTGGAGAGAGGATTACAAAAATTTCGAAACCTTTCCATGGTCGCCTTCATTAGAATTTAGAAAAAATCTTCTGTCGAAAAAATATTCAAAATCTGAGCTTGAAGAGTATGTTAATTCAAGATACAAAGAGTCGGTTGGAAAAGTAAACTATCTTGACAGTGACTCTCAGGAAGAAGTAAGACATAGAATTTTGTACTATTTGAATGTTAAGTGGTTTATGGTAACACTTCTAAATAGAAAAGATAGAATGAGCATGGCAAATTCCTTGGAAGTAAGAGTCCCATTTGCAGATTACAGAATTGTAGAGTTTTTGTACAATGTTCCATGGAGGATAAAATACCTTGAAAATATGGAAAAAGGACTTTTAAGGCGTTCATTCGAAGGAATTATTCCCGATGAAATAAAGAATCGTAAAAAAAGTCCTTATCCTAAAACCTATAATCCCGAGTATCTCAAAAAAACAAAGAAAAAGGTTTTAGAGATTATAAAAAATAACTCTCCTATATTTGAGATAATAGATAAGACTTACTTGGAAAACATAACAGAGAAAGAATTTTTCCCCTTAGATAAACCTTGGTTTGGTCAGCTAATGACCCTCCCACAGTTTTTTGGATATATCATCCAGCTTGATTTCTGGGCAAAGACCTACAATGTAGATTTCGAATAA
- the carA gene encoding glutamine-hydrolyzing carbamoyl-phosphate synthase small subunit, translating into MKKAVLVLEDGLIFEGISLGSEGETIGEIVFNTCMTGYQEVLTDPSYNGQIVTMTYPLIGNYGINSEDVESYKPHVEGFIVREACKTPSNFRAQKTLHEYLKENNIVAIEGVDTRAITEHIRNKGSMLGIISTETDNKEVLLSKIFEYKKQKPSLVKEVSTTQVYRIEGSGKKVAVLDFGIKQNILRELSKRGLDLYVFPYNSSLYQIMKINPEGFVFSNGPGDPTDLEEIFPTLKQIIELKKPILGICLGHQLLGLCLGLKTYKLKFGHHGGNHPVKDLTSGKVYITSQNHNYAIEYKEYERIKITHVNVNDKTVEGFAHLDLPIVSVQYHPEASPGPHDSKYIFDQFTKLLNGV; encoded by the coding sequence ATGAAAAAGGCGGTACTTGTTTTAGAAGACGGGCTGATATTTGAAGGAATTTCACTTGGCAGTGAAGGCGAAACAATTGGTGAAATTGTATTCAATACATGCATGACAGGATACCAAGAGGTGCTGACTGATCCTTCTTACAATGGCCAGATTGTTACAATGACCTACCCTCTTATAGGCAACTACGGAATAAATAGTGAAGATGTGGAGTCATACAAACCTCATGTTGAAGGTTTTATTGTCAGAGAGGCATGCAAAACACCTTCAAATTTCAGGGCTCAGAAGACATTGCATGAATATTTAAAAGAAAATAATATTGTGGCAATTGAGGGTGTAGATACACGAGCTATAACAGAACACATACGTAATAAAGGTTCAATGCTTGGTATAATCTCAACGGAGACCGACAACAAAGAGGTTCTCCTGAGTAAAATATTCGAGTATAAAAAACAAAAGCCATCTCTGGTAAAAGAGGTTTCAACCACTCAGGTGTACAGAATTGAAGGTAGTGGCAAGAAGGTTGCTGTTTTAGATTTTGGAATTAAGCAAAACATCTTGAGAGAACTTTCAAAAAGAGGGCTTGACTTATATGTGTTTCCATATAATAGCTCACTATACCAAATAATGAAAATAAATCCAGAAGGGTTTGTGTTCTCAAACGGACCGGGCGACCCTACTGACTTAGAAGAAATCTTCCCTACTTTGAAACAAATAATAGAGCTAAAAAAACCTATCCTTGGAATTTGTCTTGGCCATCAGCTTTTGGGTTTGTGTTTAGGACTTAAGACATACAAGCTGAAATTTGGTCACCATGGAGGAAACCACCCGGTTAAAGACTTGACTTCTGGCAAGGTTTATATAACCTCACAGAACCACAACTATGCAATTGAATATAAAGAATATGAAAGAATAAAAATCACACATGTAAATGTAAATGATAAAACTGTTGAGGGGTTTGCTCATCTTGATTTGCCTATAGTATCTGTTCAATACCATCCTGAGGCAAGCCCGGGTCCACATGACTCAAAATATATATTTGATCAATTTACTAAGCTTTTGAATGGAGTGTAG
- a CDS encoding pseudouridine synthase, translating to MGELVRLQKFMAQCGIASRRKCEEIILQGRVKVNGKTVNQLGFKVDPEKDVVEIDGKRISLQRQKVYIMLNKPFGVISSAKDEKGRKTVVDLVREKVNVRVFPVGRLDFDTTGLILLTNDGEFAYKVTHPKHDIEKTYIALVKGIPSKKEIEMFERGLLIDGKMTAPAKFKILKLINGNALVEIKIHEGRNRQIRKMCDMIGHKVLKLKRIAIGKLQLGKLKEGEFVFLDRETANRVFEK from the coding sequence ATAGGTGAACTTGTGAGACTCCAGAAATTTATGGCACAGTGCGGTATTGCTTCCAGGCGGAAGTGTGAAGAGATTATCCTGCAAGGCAGAGTAAAAGTAAATGGAAAGACTGTGAACCAGCTTGGATTCAAGGTTGACCCCGAAAAAGATGTGGTTGAAATAGATGGAAAGAGAATATCCTTGCAAAGGCAGAAGGTATATATAATGCTTAACAAACCTTTTGGAGTTATTTCTTCTGCAAAGGATGAAAAGGGAAGAAAAACAGTGGTTGATTTGGTGAGGGAGAAAGTAAATGTAAGAGTATTTCCTGTAGGGAGGCTTGATTTTGACACAACGGGTTTGATTCTTCTTACAAATGATGGCGAGTTTGCATACAAAGTCACACATCCTAAACATGATATTGAGAAGACTTATATAGCATTAGTCAAAGGTATTCCTTCTAAGAAAGAGATAGAAATGTTTGAAAGAGGTCTTTTGATAGATGGTAAAATGACTGCACCTGCGAAATTTAAGATTTTAAAGCTCATAAATGGTAATGCTCTGGTTGAGATAAAAATCCATGAGGGAAGGAACAGACAGATAAGAAAAATGTGTGATATGATTGGTCACAAGGTTTTAAAATTAAAAAGAATTGCAATTGGTAAGCTACAGCTTGGAAAACTAAAAGAAGGAGAATTTGTTTTCTTGGATAGAGAAACAGCAAACAGAGTGTTTGAAAAATGA